In the genome of Hymenobacter taeanensis, one region contains:
- a CDS encoding DUF2147 domain-containing protein — protein MRLSALALGLCVSTTGLGQGLSPVGVWLDDSSNTHIELYTCNDKQLCGKLVWLQPMADSAARRPQLDAHNPDATKRQHPLLNLQVLRGLRYDASDARWEDGEIYDPNNGRTYSCYLRLLSKNRLEVKGYIGFPFIGRSHYWTRVR, from the coding sequence ATGCGTTTATCTGCCCTGGCCCTAGGCCTGTGCGTCTCAACCACAGGCTTGGGCCAGGGCCTCTCTCCCGTTGGTGTCTGGCTTGATGACTCCAGCAACACGCACATTGAGCTGTATACCTGCAACGATAAGCAGCTGTGCGGCAAGCTGGTGTGGCTGCAGCCCATGGCGGATAGCGCCGCCCGCAGGCCCCAGCTTGATGCTCATAACCCCGACGCTACAAAGCGCCAGCATCCGCTCCTAAACCTGCAGGTTCTGCGCGGCCTGCGCTACGATGCCAGTGACGCACGCTGGGAAGACGGCGAAATCTATGACCCCAATAATGGCCGCACCTACTCCTGCTATCTTCGCCTCCTTTCCAAAAACCGCCTGGAGGTGAAGGGCTACATTGGCTTTCCCTTCATTGGCCGCTCTCATTACTGGACGCGGGTGCGCTAG
- a CDS encoding DUF2147 domain-containing protein: MRKTLFLCLTLLLGVIGAASAQKLSPLGVWTNSEKKATFEIYQCGNKLCGKIVSLTVPNDPKTGKPKTDSMNPDPKLRSRPRLGLVFMQGFEYDEDNKWDDGKIYDPESGKTYSCYMKMENQNTMEVKGYIGFSLIGKSQTWTRVR, from the coding sequence ATGAGAAAAACCCTGTTCCTTTGTCTAACCCTGTTGCTTGGTGTGATTGGCGCTGCCTCGGCCCAAAAACTCTCCCCCTTGGGCGTCTGGACCAACTCCGAGAAGAAAGCCACCTTTGAGATTTACCAGTGTGGCAATAAGCTCTGTGGCAAAATTGTATCGCTCACGGTCCCGAACGATCCTAAGACCGGCAAGCCCAAAACTGACTCCATGAACCCCGACCCCAAGCTGCGCAGCCGTCCGCGCCTGGGCCTGGTATTTATGCAGGGCTTTGAGTATGACGAAGACAATAAGTGGGACGACGGTAAGATCTATGACCCCGAAAGCGGCAAAACTTACTCCTGCTACATGAAGATGGAAAACCAGAACACCATGGAGGTGAAAGGCTACATTGGCTTCTCGCTGATTGGTAAGTCTCAGACCTGGACGCGAGTACGCTAG